CTGGTGGAAGAGCAGATTGCCGTGGCTTTCGGAGCCAAGCTGCGCCTGACCGAAGCGAACTGCACGCCCAAGAGCCATGCCATCCAGGTCCGAGTCAACTGCGAAGATCCACAGAACAATTTTTCGCCCAATGCCGGCCGCATCACCCGCTATATGTCTCCGGGCGGTCCCGGAGTGCGCGTGGATTCGTGCGTTTGCGGCGGGTACGATTTTCCCTCTCAATACGATTCGGCGGCATCGCTGCTTATCGCCTACGGCCCGCAGTGGGACAAGGTGCTTGGGATCATGGAACGGGCCCTGGATGAATATGTCATCGGCGGGATCAAGACCACCATCCATTTCCATCGTCAGATCATCGCCCACCCACGGTTCCGCGCCGGCGAGTATGATACCACGTTCGTGTCCAGCGCCCCGGAACTCATGATCTACATGGACAAGGAGTCCGAGGCCGTGCGTCTTTCACGGCTGGTGGCCGAAATTTCCGCGCATGGGTACAATCCCCACGTCAAGCTCGGGGAGTATCGGACCCGGGACGGCAAGCGCATGGACGCCTTCAAGCCGTCCTTGCCGGGCGTCGAACCGGAATATTACGAATATCCCTATCCCCGTGGAGACAGGGACGCGATTCTTGCCTATATCCGCGATTCCGACCATGTCCATTTTTCGGACACGACCACCCGCGACATCACCCAGTCCAACTCCGGCAACCGTTTTCGGTTGGCCGAAGATCGCATCATCGGGCCCTATCTCGACAACTGCGGATTTTTCTCCCTGGAGAACGGCGGCGGGGCGCATTTTCATGTCGCCATGCTGGCCAACATGACTTACCCGTTCAGCGAAGCCCGGGAATGGAACGAGTTTGCGCCTAAGACATTAAAGCAGATCCTCATCCGCTCTACCAACGTGCTCGGCTACAAGCCGCAGCCGCGCAATATCATGCGCCGCACCGGCGAGATGATCTGCGAGCATTACGATGTCATCCGCTGTTTCGACTTTCTGAATCATATCGAAAACATGCGTCCCTTCGCCGAAGTGGCCCTGAATTCAAAGAAGAACATCTGGGAGCCGGCCATCTCCCTGTCCTGGGCCAAGGGCTTTGACGTGCCCCATTATCTGGGCGTGGTGCAGGAGATCATCGACATGACCGCCCAGGTCGCGGGCTGCTCCAAGAAGAAGGCCGAGCGCCTCATCATCCTCGGTCTCAAGGATATGGCCGGAGTCTGCCCGCCCGTGTTCATGACCGAGCTGGTCTCGTCCATCCGCAAAAGCTACCCTGAACTGGTCGTCCATTCGCATCGTCACTACACCGACGGCCTTTTCGTGCCGGCGGTGGCCGCAGCGGCCAAGGCCGGCGCGCATATCGTGGATACGGCCATCGGCGCTTCCGTGCGCTGGTACGGACAGGGAGAGGTTCTCTCCACGGCGGCCTATATTGAGGAACTGGGGCTCAAGACCAATCTCAACAAGGACATGATCCGCACCACCGGTTTCGTGCTCAAGCAGATCATGCCCTATTACGATCGCTACACCGCTCCGCACTTTCAGGGTATCGACTACGACGTCATCGAGCATGGCATGCCCGGCGGCGCGACGTCCTCTTCCCAGGAAGGGGCCATGAAGCAGGGCTATATCCATCTTTTGCCTTTCATGCTCAAATTCTTGGCCGGAATTCGCAAGATCGTGCGTTACCACGACGTGACCCCTGGTTCCCAGATCACCTGGAATACGTCTTTTCTGGCCGTGACCGGTGCCTACAAGCGGGGAGGGCGGCGCGGCGTGCGCAAGCTCCTGGCTGTGCTCGATCAGGTCGTGACCCTGCCCGAGGAAATGCTATCGGAAGAGATCCGCGCCGAGCGCCTCAATATCTACCAGGATGCCAATGATGCTTTCCGTGATCTGCTCCTGGGCAAGTTCGGTCGCCTGCCGCTCGGTTTTCCGCCGGACTGGGTCTATGAATCCGCTTTCGGTCCGGAATACCGGGACGCCATTTCCCGGCGCACCGAGTCTTCTCCCTTGACGACCCTGCTGGACATTGACGTGGTCAAGGAACAGCAGAGCCTGACCGAGCACATCGGGCGGGTTCCTACGGAAGAAGAATTGATCATGTATCTGAACCATCCGGGCGATGCGCTGAATACCATCAAGTTCGTGGGCAAATACGGGGACTGCAACCGCCTGCCTCTGCATGTCTGGTTTGAAGGTCTCAAAGCCGGCGACGAGGTCATGTTCAAAGACAGTCAGGGCAAACATCATGTCCTTTCCCTGCAGCATATCGCGCGTCCGGACGATCATGGCATGAGCCTTGTTTCTTATTCTCTTGATTCCGAATCCTTTTCCATGCAAATCAAGGTGGCCGAGGCCTCCGGCAAGGATGATTCCGGCGTGGAAATGGCCGATTCCCGCAATCCGTATCATGTGGGCTCGCCGTCCAGCGGCGACCTCTGGGTCGTGCACGTCAAGCCCGGCGATTTGGTCAAGAAAGGTGAGGAGCTTTTCAATATTTCCATCATGAAGCAGGAAAAATCGATTCTTGCGCCAGTGGAAGGCATGGTCCAGCGCGTGCTCAAATTTGCCGATTACCAGGAAGACAAAAAAATGGTACCGGTCAAGGAAGGGGAGCTTCTGGTCGAGCTTGTACCTGCTCCCCGCAAATGCCCGACCTGCGCGGCGCCGGTGACCAGGGATGATTTCAAGTTCTGCCCGTCTTGCGGTCAGAAGGTCTAGGGCAGGCCCGGGGGCCTGTTCTTTTCTGTCAAGAACTTTTGCATATATTTTTTTCGTGTCATGAAGGTCCAGTTTTGTTGACGTACAAACGCGTCTACATGTACCCCAAGCCCAGTTTTTTTTCGGGCGATCACATTTGATTTCGATTTGCGCACGAAAGAGGAGGAGAAGATGGCTGAAAGCGACAAGAAGAGTTCCAAAAAGAAAGCCGATACGCCTGCGGAGGCCGCAACACCTTCTGCCAGGATAGAGCAGATTCAAAAGCAGCTCGTCCTGACCGGAAAGGACATCGTGACCATTGGCGAAGATGCCGAGCTTCTGGTCGGCGGCAAGAACTACAACACTGCCATCATCAGCACCATTGAAGGCATCCGGGCTCCGCAATTCAGAGCCATCTCCTCCATCGCCTTCCATAAGCTTCTCGATGAAACAAAGGTCAACGCCGCCCTGGTCCGCACTTCGGTGGACAGGGCGTACGATTCCATGGACTGGACAGATGCCGAGATCAACAAGGATTCGGAATTTCTGCAGAAGTTCGTCCGCAAGATCGCCCTCGATGTGAAGGAGGCCGCCAAGAAGCAGGAAGGTACCCTGATCCGCCTGCGCACCTTCATCAACAACGTGGTGGAAGGGTTCGCCGTTTCCCCCGAGGGCATTGATCAGCTGCGCAAAAGGTCCGTGCTTGTGCAGGCCGCCATCCTGTCCGTGGATCTCCCCAAGGATGTGGCTGAAGCCGTGCGCGGAGCCTACCTTGAAATCTGCAAGGAAGCGGGCCTGGAGAATGAACCTGTTGCCGTACGCTCTTCCGCAGCCGGCGAGGACAGCCGCAAGAAGGCTTTTGCCGGACTGCAGGACACGTACCTTAATATTGTCGGCGAGAATTATGTCGTGCAGGCCTATCACTGGGACTGTGCTTCCGCCTACAACCTGCGCTCCATGACCTACCGGCGCGAGGCCATCCTTGATGCCGTGGCCAAGGCCGAACAGACTGGCGATGACCAGATCGGGATCAAGGCCAAGCAGGAGTGGGCCATCGAGAACACCTCCCTGTCCGTGTGCATCATGCGCATGATCAATCCGGTCATTTCCGGCACGGCCTTTTCCGCCGACACGTCCACCGGGTGCCGGGGCACGTCGCGTCAGGATCTCGTGTCCATCGATGCCAGCTACGGCCTGGGCGAGGCCGTGGTCAGCGGCCTTGTGACCCCCGACAAGTTTTACGTGTTCCAGCGCGAGGACGGTCAGGAGATCGTCATCCGCTATATGGGCTGCAAGGACAAGCGCATCGTCTACAAGGAATCCGGACGCGGTACCAAGGTCGAAACCGTGGCCGAGGACATGGCTTTTCGGTGGTCCCTGTCTCTGGCTCAGGCTGAGTCCGTGGCCAAGGGCGTGCGCTGCATCAGCAAGGGCTACGGCGGAATGATCATGGATTCGGAGTTCTGCATCGACCAGTGGGATCGCCTTTGGTTCGTGCAGGCCCGCCCTGAGACCCGCTGGAATGAAGACCTTGAGCATCACCCCCACACCATTTTCATGCGTCGCAAGGAAGTGGATCCCGACGCCGCCAAGCATGCCGAAGTGCTGCTCGAAGGCAACGGCGCATCCCGTGGCGCGGGCCAGGGCTCGGTGCGTTATCTGCGTTCCGCCCTG
This DNA window, taken from Desulfomicrobium sp. ZS1, encodes the following:
- a CDS encoding pyruvate carboxylase, with the protein product MCSQLSRSFEEVALELRGKKILVANRGIPARRIVRSIKEVFHAVPMITATDVDKTAPFTSGAQELLHLGENPRAYLDIDKVISLAKARGVAAIHPGWGFASEDDSFPLKCAAAGIIFIGPTSEAMRLLGNKVQVRILAQKLGIPVVPGSEGAVSVEEAKVVAAEIGLPVMLKAEGGGGGRGIYEVFSEDQLADAFIKASTLAQASFGNPRLYVERLLTSIRHIEIQVIADKYGNVFAFDERDCTVQRNHQKLVEITPSPWPGMTEELREQLKEYSRQLVRAVGYHSLCTVEFLVDAEGRAYLIEVNTRLQVEHGITECRYGIDLVEEQIAVAFGAKLRLTEANCTPKSHAIQVRVNCEDPQNNFSPNAGRITRYMSPGGPGVRVDSCVCGGYDFPSQYDSAASLLIAYGPQWDKVLGIMERALDEYVIGGIKTTIHFHRQIIAHPRFRAGEYDTTFVSSAPELMIYMDKESEAVRLSRLVAEISAHGYNPHVKLGEYRTRDGKRMDAFKPSLPGVEPEYYEYPYPRGDRDAILAYIRDSDHVHFSDTTTRDITQSNSGNRFRLAEDRIIGPYLDNCGFFSLENGGGAHFHVAMLANMTYPFSEAREWNEFAPKTLKQILIRSTNVLGYKPQPRNIMRRTGEMICEHYDVIRCFDFLNHIENMRPFAEVALNSKKNIWEPAISLSWAKGFDVPHYLGVVQEIIDMTAQVAGCSKKKAERLIILGLKDMAGVCPPVFMTELVSSIRKSYPELVVHSHRHYTDGLFVPAVAAAAKAGAHIVDTAIGASVRWYGQGEVLSTAAYIEELGLKTNLNKDMIRTTGFVLKQIMPYYDRYTAPHFQGIDYDVIEHGMPGGATSSSQEGAMKQGYIHLLPFMLKFLAGIRKIVRYHDVTPGSQITWNTSFLAVTGAYKRGGRRGVRKLLAVLDQVVTLPEEMLSEEIRAERLNIYQDANDAFRDLLLGKFGRLPLGFPPDWVYESAFGPEYRDAISRRTESSPLTTLLDIDVVKEQQSLTEHIGRVPTEEELIMYLNHPGDALNTIKFVGKYGDCNRLPLHVWFEGLKAGDEVMFKDSQGKHHVLSLQHIARPDDHGMSLVSYSLDSESFSMQIKVAEASGKDDSGVEMADSRNPYHVGSPSSGDLWVVHVKPGDLVKKGEELFNISIMKQEKSILAPVEGMVQRVLKFADYQEDKKMVPVKEGELLVELVPAPRKCPTCAAPVTRDDFKFCPSCGQKV